The window GATGGATGAGCCCGCGTTTCCAGGATGCGCCGTACGTGCTCGACTCATTGGTGTCATCGAAGGGGAACAACTGGATGGGAAAAAGAAGATCAGAAACGACAGGTTGATTGCGGTAGCAGAAGCAAACCACCAGTACGCAAATGTTCGAAAGCTCAAAGACCTCCCTTCTCAATGGTTGAAGGAGGTGCAGGACTTCTTCGTGAACTATCACAATCTTGAAGGAAAAAAATATCGCCTACTGGGATGTAAAGGTGCCGATGCGGCGCTGACTTTGATCAAAGAGGCCATGAAAGCTGGCTGAGAGGAAGAGGTCCTACGGCCAATGAGCGAGATAATCTTTCGATTTCTTATCGGGGGCTTTGTAGTAGTTTATTCGCCACGATTGGAGATACACTTCGCCCCAAAGGTTTTTCCGGCCTGTTTGGAGCAGCGCCTCGATTGCTTTAGCAACCGTTGGGCTCACGATCGCAAAGAGTGGGAATACGCTGCGATCGAATCGAGATCGATGCTTCTTCGCGCAATTGGATTTTCTTCTACACAATAACTGTCTCGCAAGTTCTCAGACGCTATAAACCCTCGACGCTCGTGGCGACGATTAGTCTTATGCCTGTATGGTTCGGCGTTTCATTGGGCTTGTGGTTTCTGACAATAAGGCCACACTGAGATGATCAAGGTGGATCTGTCTTCGCTTCGGGAGACCAAGCCGCATGAGTACGGATATGCACCGTTTTGGCAGGATTTGATCGCAAAGCGATTCGGCCCTGCCGTCGGGGGACTCTTTCTGGCATTTCCGGCTATCTTCCCGGCAGGTGCGAGTTTGATTGAAGATCACGAGAAGAGGCGCAAGGCTGAATATGGATTAGATGGAACCGTGCGAGGACGTCAGGCGGCCAGCATTGATGCGGCGGGTGCATCCCTCGGATGCATCGGCCTTATGGCATTTGCAATCGTTCTTTGGCGCGGAATATCCGGCCGCAATGCATACTGGGTAATTTCCGTTGCTTCGTGCGCCTGAATGCTGCTTTCGGGAGCACTTTGGGCACGAAGAAGAAAGCGCCTCTTTCATCACGGACCAAGATAACGGGCCGCATGCTACACTTCCGCGCATGCCTCTGATAGTCATTCTCATCATCTTGTTAGTTCTCTTCGGCGGTGGCGGCTACTACATGGGCCCCGGAATCGGTTACTACGGTGGCGGTGGCATTAGCCTGATTCTCGGTGTGATCGTCATCTACCTGCTCTTCGGGCGAGGACGAGGCCGGCTCTAAGCAATCTATCGTGTCCTTGACGACCAATGCATCTCTATCAATCCCCTGACGAGGTGTCTGCATCAGACTGCGTGGAATGATCGCACGCATATGGAGTCGCAGGAGCACAGGTCATGGAAGATAATTTGGCTTTAGTTACAGGCGCATCGAGTGGCATCGGCCTTCAATTAGCGAAAGAATTAGCAAACAGAGGATATGACCTTGTCATTTCTTCGGCCGGCGAGAGACTGAGCGCAGCCGCCGAGGAGATGCGGAGCAACGGGCACCAAGTGGTTGAGGTGAATGCTGATCTCGCGACGAGGAAAGGTGTTGATCAGCTGTGGGCGCAGGTCCAATCTCTTGGTCGCCCAGTCGACATTGCCTGCATCAACGCAGGCGTGGGAGTGGGCGGATTATTCTCTGAGACTGATCTCGACGCCGAGTTGAATATGGTGGAACTCAACTGTGTCGGAACGGTGCAGCTTGCGAAGCTTGTGGTGCGGCATATGAAAGAGTTGAATGCCGGCAAGATTCTGTTCACTGCTTCTATTGCAGGTGAGATGGTCGCGCCACGAGAAGCGGTTTACGCTGCAACAAAAGCATTTGTTCTTTCGTTCGCCCATAGCCTTCGGTATGAGTTGAAAGAAACCGGCATCACAGTGACGGCTCTTCAACCGGGCCCGACCGATACCGACTTCTTCCATCGTGCAGGAATGGACGATACCGAGGTAGGACAGAAAGGTAAATCTGAAAGCGAACCAAAGGATGTTGCCCGCCAAGGAATTAATGCCTTGTTGGCTGGTAAAGATCACGTCTACGCTGCATCGTTCAAGACAAAGCTGGAAGGGGCTCTGGCCAATGTCATGCCGGGTACTCTGAAAGCTGCGATGCACGAGAAGATGGCTAAGCCAAGCTCTGAAAAGTAACAGCGAAAGCATGTTGGTCCGGAAGCCCGTCCTTGGCGGGCTTCCGATCGTTAACACGCAGACCACGCGATCCCCAGTTTGTGCGTCTATGTTAGTACGTCCGTGAGCAAGTCGCCGGACGATCCCAAACATTGCGTTGCAAGGATGCGCAAAGGAGATTGCGATGTCCTCTGCCTTAAAGGAAAAGCCCTATGCGGAAGAAGTGCCCAATAACAGCCCAGCAAGTGTAATTCTCAACGGACGTTATCTTCCTCCTCCTGAGGACAAAGAAGGCAGACTCTGGGTAAGAACGTCCGCGCTGATTCAAGCGAGCGCAGACGATTTATACGCTATGTGGCGTAACGTTGAAGCCGCACCTGGCTGGCAGGAGCAAATTACGCACGTTACGGTCACAGGTGAGCGAACTTCGCATTGGGTGATGCAGGCCGGCGAAAAGACCATTGAATGGGATTCCGAAATCCTCGCGGACGAACCTGGGAGGCGGATCGCATGGCGATCCATCGGTGGCGACTCGGACAATGCCGGTGAGGTCATCTTTGAAGAGGCTCCTGGTGGCCGCGGTATTGTGGTGACGGTACTGCAGGCGTTCCACATGGGCAAATTAGCTAGCGCCTGGGAGACGTTCACTGGTCGCAATCCGAAACAAGCCGTGATTGAAAACCTACGACACTTCAAAGCTCTCGCCGAGACGGGCGAAATCCCGAGAACTCAGGGACAACCTCACGAGGACCGCGGCTTCATCGGAAAGATAAAGGCATCGACCTATGGTGAAAAAGTTCCTACGCCTTCGGGATCAAACTGAGCAGCAGACATTGCCAGGAATCGAATTGGAGGAAGTCATGAAGGCTGTATGTTGGATGGGAAAGAGCAAAGTAGAAACGCTTACGGTAGCAGACCCGAAGCTTCTAAATCCGCATGACGCGATCATCAAGATCACGAAAACTGCCATTTGCGGATCAGATCTTCACCTCTACGACGGATTCATACCGACCATGGAATCGGGAGATATCCTGGGCCACGAGTTTATGGGTGTCGTCGAAGAAGTGGGAAAAGAAGTCACCAATCTGCGGCGCGGAGATCGAGTCGTTATTCCATTCACGATTGCATGCGGCAACTGTCTCTTCTGCAAGAAGAAGATCTGGGCTGCGTGTGACAACAGCAATCCCAATGCTCATTTGATGGAAGCCGCTTACGGATATTCAGGCTCGGGCCTGTTTGGCTACTCCCATATGATGGGCGGTTATGCTGGCGGGCAGGCGCAGTATGCGCGTGTTCCTTTTGCGAATGTAGGCCCATTGAAGATCGAAAGCGATCTTCCGGATGAGAAGGTGCTTTTCCTTTCCGATATCTTCCCGACCGGATATATGGCGGCTGAAAATGCGCAGATCCAATCTGGAGATACGGTCGCGGTGTGGGGTTGCGGGCCGGTAGGTCAGTTCGCAATTGCAAGCGCGTTCATGCTTGGGGCTGCACGAGTGATCGCAATTGATCGTCTACCGGAACGACTTGAGATGGCGCGAAGCCTCGGGGCAATCACGGTCGACTATTCCGAGGAGGATGTCAGCGTTCTCACCGCACTCAAAGATCTAACTGGTGGCATTGGCCCGGACGCGTGCATTGATGCCGTTGGTCTCGAGGCTCATTCCGCTCAACTTCAGGGAACCTACGACAAGGTCAAGGTCGCTCTGATGATGGAGACCGATCGACCAAGCGTACTCCGGCAGGCAATTCAGGCTGTCCGCAAGGGCGGCACCTTGTCGGTGCCTGGAGTCTATGGTGGCCTCCTCGATAAAGTGCCGTTTGGGGCGGCTTTTGGTAAGGGCATCACTATGAAGATGGGCCAGACCAACATGCATAACTACATGAAACCTCTGCTTGAGCGGATCGAGAAAGGACAGATCGATCCGAGCTATATCATCTCTCATCGCATCACGCTTGAGCAGGCGCCTGAGATGTACAAGGTCTGGAGAGACAAGAAAGAGAATGTGACAAAGATCGTGATCGATCCTTGGGCAAACGCAGCAGCCTAGGCAAGATACCTTTTGGCGTTATGACAATAACAATCATCATAGTCTGTGGAGTTGCTGAATATGAGTTCTGACAATCCGATTTCCCGCCGCGATCTTGTAACCCATCTTGGAGCCGGGATTGCGGGCGCTGCGATTACCGTGGCTGTTCCCAATGCGCAGGCCCAGACGGCGGCGGGGAATACCGCTGCACCATTTGTCGATCCAACAACCAAATATCCAAAGCCGCCCTATCCGGGACAATCACAACCGTGGCCCGGTCTCGCCAGTAAGATGAATCCTCGACCGGATCACGGCGAGACGAGCTATAAGGGGTCGGGCCGGCTCATCGGACGCAAAGCGCTTATCACGGGCGGCGACTCTGGCATGGGACGCGCTGCTGCCATCGCCTATGCGCGGGAGGGCGCCGATGTTGTCATCAGCTATTACCCCACGGAGGAGCCTGACGCTCGCGAAGTCATTCAGCTGATCAAGGCTGAGGGCCGCAAGGCCATCCCGATACCAGGTGACCTTCGCCAGGAGAGCTACTGCAAGGAACTTGTTACGAAGGCCATCGCTGAACTTGGTGGGCTCGACATTGTTGTGTCCAATGCGGGACGCCAGCAGCAGTGCGAAGACATACTCCAGCTCACGACAGAAGCTTTTGATGCGACCATGAAGACCAATATCTATGCTCCTTTCTGGATCATCAAGGCAGCACTCCCGCACATGCAGCCGGGCTCGTGCATCATTGCCACAACGTCTGAGCAAGCCTACGATCCCGCGGGCAACTTGTATGACTACGCCCAGACAAAGGCAGCGACGATGAATTATGTGAAGTCATTGGCCAAACAGTTCGGTCCTAAGGGAATTCGCGTGAATGGTGTTGCGCCGGGACCAATCTGGACACCACTTCAGGTTTCAGGCGGAGCAACCCAAGATCACTTGATTCACTTTGGCGAAACGTATCCACTAAGACGAGCAGGCCAGCCGGCCGAACTCGCCAGTATTTACGTGCAGCTTGCAGCTAACGGCGCCAGCTATACCACTGGCAATATCTATGGCGCGGGCGGTGGTGCGGGCCAGCCGTAGAGTTCTGACCTACTCCGAAAAACTTCACCTGAGTTGGAGAACGCGATTTTGAGCCGACGAGATCTCGATAGCGCGACCTAGCGCTTCCAGATCGCGTTCGGCGTGAGACTGGCGAAGATATAGGTCCAGCTCCTGATAGCGTTTAGAAATCTTCTCGTCCATCGCGACTGGATGCGGTCCGTAGGCACGCGATAATCTTCTTAAGATGTCCGTGCAGGCTTGCTCGATAAGATGCCGAACGGTCAGGGCGCGTACGAGGGCTCTTTCACAATCTTTTGGAGCAGCGTCGATCTCACGACCTGCTGAATCGAGGTAGGACAATGAGGCCCAGATTGAAGCCCGCATTGCGCCAAGGTGCGCCAACGTGTGAGGGTCTTCTCTGCATTGTTCGTTAGCATAATCAACGAGTCCTGCAGCGCCTCCCGCCCAACAGGCTGCGGGTCCGCATGCCCCGTGCCAGAAGCCCGGCCGCTGAAGATACCAGCCCGGGAGTCCGATTAGTTCTTCAGGGGTGACAGGTAGATTCTCGAAGGTCACGGTCGAGGTATGGGTTTCTCGAAAGGCATTCGTCTTCCAGTTTGAATCATCAAATCGAAGGAAGCGAACATTATCCCGAAGATCAACATCCACAAGTTGCGGCTCAGGGCCGCCCACTGTGATGAGTGCGCGATCGACTAATCCGGCGCCACTGCAAAACATCTTTTTCCCAGTGATCCGAAATGAGTCATGGTTCCGTTCCAGCGTGATCGCCTGTCCTGGACGCTCGGACGCCCACACTCCGTAAAGGCAATTCGGTTTAGGATTGCTGCCATTCTCGTTGAGGATAGCGACTGCATCCCAATGTGCTTCTGCCATACGGGCGAGGGAGAGATCTATGCGGCCAACCTCGAACAAAGATCGGTGACGCCTGTCAGTGCGTCCGACACCAGGTAGAGGAATTTCTTCTGCGACTGTCTTGCGAAGCTGGACGACAAGCGCTTCGGTCATCATGCACTCTCCTCATTGTGCACAGCAAGAGCATCTGCAAATCCATGGGGTGCGCGTCCAACACGCCGACCACTAGTCAATACTTTCACTGCGGCCGTTGAGGTGCGTCGCGCAGCAGTCTTCATAAGGCGATCCCATAGATCATGATCCTCAGCCGTCGCAAGTCCTTTCCATCCGCCCGAGCGAAGGTAGACATCACCACGAATTCCCAGGTTTGCTCCATGGACATGTGGATGGGAGCCATCCGCATGGATAAGGTAGGTATTGCGGAACCGCAGGTCTACACCGATGTCGTGCTCCTCGAACGAATCGACGTCGACAATACCGGCGACTGTTTCTATGCCTTGGTCTGCGAACAAAAGCTGATCGAATAGCCATGACTTCGGTACGCAGCAGTCGGCATCCGTATTTGCCAGCCAACAACGACGGAGCTGGCCTGAATACCGCCGCAGAGCCATCCTAGTGGCAAGCGAACGTGCGTGGCCCACAGCCCCCGCTTCTGTTGTCACAACTGTTCCATGTTCTGCCAGGATCTTTTTCGCGATTTCAAATGTCAGGTCGGTAGAAGTATCGCAGGCGACAACGACATCCGTGGTGACCGATACCGGAAGAAGTGCACACGCCTCCAACACGGATTTCAGGCATCGAGGAAGGAGAGCTTCTTCATTCCGAGCAGGAATCACCACCGCTACGTGCCATGGATTATGACTCATAGGCGCACCCATCGATCCAGGCGGAAATCTGCGTGACGTTCCGAGTGTTCCAGACTCAGCTCCTTGATATTCGAGATGACCTGATGGACACTGTCCCCGTTCAAAAGATGGTCGGGAGAGAAGCCGAGCCAATGTGTAGCAAGAAATGTGCCGCCGGGGCTAATCTGGGTGATCAGTCGATCTATGAGAGATGCCAATTGGGATTCGGCGAAGTAATATCCGATCTCGCTGAATACGACCAGATCGAACTCACCGGTTGGCATCTGGTCTGGCATCGATGCGCACACAATGTGGACGTTTGTTCGGGTGCTGCAGCGTTGACGTGCCCGATCGACTGCGATGCAGGAGATCTCAATCGCCTCTACCTCGTCACAGATGGAAGCCAGTCGCTCTGTCAGAACTCCGATAGAACATCCCGGTTCGAAAGCGCGTTTGTATCGACTACAAGGGAGAGCTTGAAGAATGCGCTCGTAACGGCCAAGCTCATAGCTACTCGACGCGAAGCTCCACGGATCCGGGCTGCTCTCGTAGAGCGCATCAAAAAAGGCGCGACTTGTAGTGTTCCTGATCATGAAGGCAAAAAGATTTCGGTCGAACGTCGGGCAGGCCAAAGCAGCTCATCCGGAAGGATGGGTTGTCGCGAAGGATGCTCCAATTGAGAACGGTACTGAGATAACGCACTAAGCTTTGAGCGCCGATGATCAGCACTGAGAGAAAGCGACCGCAGAGGCAGGTTCTTAAGCAGCTGTGGTGTTCCGCGGTGCCACGTCCAAAAAAAATAAAAAGTGAGCGATGCTCCCGCCCGCTGCGCAACTGTCTGCGCTACGCGACCGCAGGCTTCATGGTCTGGATGAAAGTCTCCTATCCATGGAGCAAAAATGTGGGTTTCTCTAGATACGAGCGGGAAGAGGCGTTCTGTGAGAGTGCTTTCTTCAGAGCTGACAGCGCTGTCAGTAAGCCCGAGACGAATAACGTCGCCGGGCTTCAAACCCAGTTGCCTAACTGCCGCACTTTGTTCCATTCGTCGGTTCGCAGCAAGAGTAGAGTCGCCCCGGCCATATGCGTTCTCACCGTCTGTTACGGCGACTATCTGCACAGGAACGCCTTCCGAAACTTGTGTTGAAATCAAGCCCCCGACTCCGAGAGTTTCATCATCCGGATGTGGTGAAATCACAAGGACATTCTTCCCAGATGGTTGCCACGACGTCGCGGCTTCCCACATGGGTGACCACTCTTCTTCTAGAGACAGGGGTACGATCATAGGTCTACTCAAATTGTCTGATGCATGAAACTCCTGAATCGCCAAAGCTAAGAGACGATCCGGCCGTGTGTTTTTGATAGCACCCACGTTCTTTGCAAATTCAGCGAGCAGGTGATGATTCCATGGCTGGAGCAAGGAAGGGCATGGCGATCCTGCCGCGTTTTACAGCGTTAAACCTCACCCGCTTGAAGAAACGGCCGGGATTCGGATTGAGACTCATCAAAGGATGCTCGAAGTTCGGTCGAAACCATATCGCGAAGATGCTCTGAGGCGTAGCTACTGCGCCAAAGTCCTAAACGTAAGTGAGTATGCAAATGCCTATGATCGCGAGATTATTGATCTATTTACATCTATTCGGAACCATACCGAACTCGATTGTGCTGGGCGGCTTCTGTCAGAGAACAGCCAGCGTCATCTTCGTTCAGGCTCTGAAATGGCAACGCTGTTCGCCGATGTGCGCTGTTCTGTGGCAAACACCATCGAGCTTTCTAATCGACTTCAGTTTCAGCTAGGCGATTTAGGGTACGAGTTTCCACTCTATCCAGTACCTGATGGCGAGACGATGGACAGCTATCTGCGGAAGCGCGTTCATGAAGGAGTCGCCAAACGGTACGGATCGAAGGGTAATGCAGGCCTGTTGAAACTTGCCAAGAAACAGGTCGAGCACGAACTTGCACTAATTGCAAAGCTTGGTTTCGCAGGATATTTCCTCATCGTGTGGGACATCGTTTGCTTCTGCAAGCGAAACAACATTCTCATTCAGGGGCGTGGTAGCGCGGCGAACTCCGCAGTTTGCTATGCGTTAGAGATTACTGCGGTCGATCCAGTCGGGATGGAACTTCTCTTTGAGAGGTTCCTGAGCGAGAGCCGAGGAGAATGGCCGGATATTGATCTTGATCTTCCTTCTGAAGAAAAGCGGGAGCAAGCTATACACCACGTCTACCAACGATACGGCGAATTGGGTGCGGCAATGTGTGCCAACGTCATCACCTATCGCGGAAAATCGTCTGCACGAGAGGTAGGCAAAACGCTCGGTTTTGATCGTGAAGCCCTTCAGAGGCTATCGAGCCTTGTAAGCCATTTCGAGTGGCGCGGACCGACAGACACGATGGCACACTCTTTCCGCAATGCTGGCTTCGATATTAAGCACCCACGCATAGCTAAATATCTCGAACTCTGTATGCGCATTCAAGATCTACCACGGCATCTAGGTCAACATTCCGGAGGAATGATTATCTGCCAAGGACAATTGGATCGGGTCGTCCCATTGGAACGTGCTTCGATGCCAGGCCGCACCGTCGTGCAGTGGGATAAGGAAGATTGCGCTGACCTTGGCATCATCAAGGTTGATCTGCTTGGCCTTGGCATGATGGCTGTAATTAAGGATTGTCTGGAGCTGATTCCCCAGCACTATG is drawn from Edaphobacter lichenicola and contains these coding sequences:
- a CDS encoding SDR family oxidoreductase — protein: MSSDNPISRRDLVTHLGAGIAGAAITVAVPNAQAQTAAGNTAAPFVDPTTKYPKPPYPGQSQPWPGLASKMNPRPDHGETSYKGSGRLIGRKALITGGDSGMGRAAAIAYAREGADVVISYYPTEEPDAREVIQLIKAEGRKAIPIPGDLRQESYCKELVTKAIAELGGLDIVVSNAGRQQQCEDILQLTTEAFDATMKTNIYAPFWIIKAALPHMQPGSCIIATTSEQAYDPAGNLYDYAQTKAATMNYVKSLAKQFGPKGIRVNGVAPGPIWTPLQVSGGATQDHLIHFGETYPLRRAGQPAELASIYVQLAANGASYTTGNIYGAGGGAGQP
- a CDS encoding DUF3309 domain-containing protein; translation: MPLIVILIILLVLFGGGGYYMGPGIGYYGGGGISLILGVIVIYLLFGRGRGRL
- a CDS encoding zinc-dependent alcohol dehydrogenase, yielding MKAVCWMGKSKVETLTVADPKLLNPHDAIIKITKTAICGSDLHLYDGFIPTMESGDILGHEFMGVVEEVGKEVTNLRRGDRVVIPFTIACGNCLFCKKKIWAACDNSNPNAHLMEAAYGYSGSGLFGYSHMMGGYAGGQAQYARVPFANVGPLKIESDLPDEKVLFLSDIFPTGYMAAENAQIQSGDTVAVWGCGPVGQFAIASAFMLGAARVIAIDRLPERLEMARSLGAITVDYSEEDVSVLTALKDLTGGIGPDACIDAVGLEAHSAQLQGTYDKVKVALMMETDRPSVLRQAIQAVRKGGTLSVPGVYGGLLDKVPFGAAFGKGITMKMGQTNMHNYMKPLLERIEKGQIDPSYIISHRITLEQAPEMYKVWRDKKENVTKIVIDPWANAAA
- a CDS encoding SDR family NAD(P)-dependent oxidoreductase, producing the protein MEDNLALVTGASSGIGLQLAKELANRGYDLVISSAGERLSAAAEEMRSNGHQVVEVNADLATRKGVDQLWAQVQSLGRPVDIACINAGVGVGGLFSETDLDAELNMVELNCVGTVQLAKLVVRHMKELNAGKILFTASIAGEMVAPREAVYAATKAFVLSFAHSLRYELKETGITVTALQPGPTDTDFFHRAGMDDTEVGQKGKSESEPKDVARQGINALLAGKDHVYAASFKTKLEGALANVMPGTLKAAMHEKMAKPSSEK
- a CDS encoding inorganic diphosphatase yields the protein MKSLADPTKLRPFDKKEGLVQVIIETPANSRNKFAYDPDQGIFALKKVLPAGMVFPYDFGFLPQTLAPDGDPIDVLLLMDEPAFPGCAVRARLIGVIEGEQLDGKKKIRNDRLIAVAEANHQYANVRKLKDLPSQWLKEVQDFFVNYHNLEGKKYRLLGCKGADAALTLIKEAMKAG
- a CDS encoding nodulation S family protein, coding for MIRNTTSRAFFDALYESSPDPWSFASSSYELGRYERILQALPCSRYKRAFEPGCSIGVLTERLASICDEVEAIEISCIAVDRARQRCSTRTNVHIVCASMPDQMPTGEFDLVVFSEIGYYFAESQLASLIDRLITQISPGGTFLATHWLGFSPDHLLNGDSVHQVISNIKELSLEHSERHADFRLDRWVRL
- a CDS encoding SRPBCC family protein, whose product is MSSALKEKPYAEEVPNNSPASVILNGRYLPPPEDKEGRLWVRTSALIQASADDLYAMWRNVEAAPGWQEQITHVTVTGERTSHWVMQAGEKTIEWDSEILADEPGRRIAWRSIGGDSDNAGEVIFEEAPGGRGIVVTVLQAFHMGKLASAWETFTGRNPKQAVIENLRHFKALAETGEIPRTQGQPHEDRGFIGKIKASTYGEKVPTPSGSN
- a CDS encoding glycosyltransferase, producing the protein MSHNPWHVAVVIPARNEEALLPRCLKSVLEACALLPVSVTTDVVVACDTSTDLTFEIAKKILAEHGTVVTTEAGAVGHARSLATRMALRRYSGQLRRCWLANTDADCCVPKSWLFDQLLFADQGIETVAGIVDVDSFEEHDIGVDLRFRNTYLIHADGSHPHVHGANLGIRGDVYLRSGGWKGLATAEDHDLWDRLMKTAARRTSTAAVKVLTSGRRVGRAPHGFADALAVHNEESA
- a CDS encoding PIG-L deacetylase family protein, with amino-acid sequence MIVPLSLEEEWSPMWEAATSWQPSGKNVLVISPHPDDETLGVGGLISTQVSEGVPVQIVAVTDGENAYGRGDSTLAANRRMEQSAAVRQLGLKPGDVIRLGLTDSAVSSEESTLTERLFPLVSRETHIFAPWIGDFHPDHEACGRVAQTVAQRAGASLTFYFFWTWHRGTPQLLKNLPLRSLSLSADHRRSKLSALSQYRSQLEHPSRQPILPDELLWPARRSTEIFLPS
- a CDS encoding acyl-CoA dehydrogenase family protein, with the protein product MMTEALVVQLRKTVAEEIPLPGVGRTDRRHRSLFEVGRIDLSLARMAEAHWDAVAILNENGSNPKPNCLYGVWASERPGQAITLERNHDSFRITGKKMFCSGAGLVDRALITVGGPEPQLVDVDLRDNVRFLRFDDSNWKTNAFRETHTSTVTFENLPVTPEELIGLPGWYLQRPGFWHGACGPAACWAGGAAGLVDYANEQCREDPHTLAHLGAMRASIWASLSYLDSAGREIDAAPKDCERALVRALTVRHLIEQACTDILRRLSRAYGPHPVAMDEKISKRYQELDLYLRQSHAERDLEALGRAIEISSAQNRVLQLR